A genomic region of Lysinibacillus sp. 2017 contains the following coding sequences:
- a CDS encoding reverse transcriptase-like protein — protein sequence MKLAIEWHYETAKKHSTIFKSEALPAAHAYLLVEDILKTGRVKEIIMTDEHDSTWTLKELKKYLNELETEPHEVIVYFDGGFNREQNLSGLGAVIYFKQSGKPYRIRVNQQAEYLTSNNEAEYAALYFAIEQLEELGVHHQTIKIFGDSQVVINELNGEWAVTDSVLSKWADKIEHKLAKLGLQANYAYVERNKNSEADQLANQALNGIVIHAQKDIRKK from the coding sequence TTGAAGTTAGCAATCGAATGGCATTATGAAACAGCCAAAAAACATTCAACCATTTTTAAAAGTGAGGCATTACCTGCAGCACATGCGTATTTACTCGTAGAAGATATCTTAAAGACCGGACGTGTAAAAGAAATAATAATGACAGATGAACATGACAGTACGTGGACGTTAAAAGAACTTAAGAAATACTTAAACGAGCTTGAGACAGAGCCACATGAGGTCATTGTCTATTTTGATGGAGGCTTTAACCGTGAGCAAAATTTATCGGGACTTGGCGCGGTCATCTATTTTAAGCAAAGTGGTAAGCCGTACCGCATTCGAGTGAATCAGCAGGCCGAATATTTAACGTCCAACAATGAGGCAGAATATGCGGCGCTTTACTTTGCAATTGAGCAGCTAGAAGAATTGGGTGTGCATCATCAAACGATTAAAATATTTGGTGATTCGCAAGTGGTCATCAATGAATTGAACGGGGAATGGGCTGTGACAGATTCTGTGCTGTCCAAGTGGGCAGACAAAATCGAACACAAGCTTGCAAAACTTGGACTACAAGCGAATTACGCATATGTAGAGAGAAACAAAAATTCAGAAGCCGATCAATTAGCCAATCAAGCGTTAAATGGAATCGTCATTCATGCACAGAAGGACATAAGAAAAAAGTGA
- the aspA gene encoding aspartate ammonia-lyase — translation MSTRIEKDFLGTLEIPKDVYYGVQTTRALENFPITKMTMHPELIRAFAIVKKSSALANAEIGKLDSKIANAIAQAADDIISGKLHDQFVVDPIQGGAGTSMNMNTNEVIANRALEILGEEKGSYSIISPNSHVNMAQSTNDAFPSAIHIATVTTLDNLIIAMETMRDSFIQKSVEFDSIVKMGRTHLQDAVPVRLGQEFGAYAAVVARDIVRIKKAQQSMLQINIGATAIGTGLNADPEYMKIAVKNIAEYSNFPFIKVDNLIDGTQNTDTYSEVSAMLKIAMTNMSKICNDLRLMASGPKAGFAEIRLPERQPGSSIMPGKVNPVMPEVINQIAFQVIGNDLTISLASEAGQFELNVMEPVLVFNLLQSIGIMTNGFTVFTKHCLDHIEANEDRMHDYVERSIGVVTALAPHLGYERSSQIAREALHSGKSVRQLCLEYNYFTVEQLDIILNPFELTQPGIAGEKKLIK, via the coding sequence ATGAGTACACGTATTGAAAAAGACTTTTTAGGCACATTAGAAATTCCAAAGGACGTATATTATGGCGTTCAAACAACTCGTGCATTAGAAAACTTCCCAATCACTAAAATGACAATGCATCCAGAATTAATTCGTGCATTTGCCATCGTTAAAAAAAGTTCAGCATTAGCAAACGCAGAAATCGGTAAATTAGATTCAAAAATTGCCAACGCGATTGCACAAGCAGCTGACGATATTATTAGCGGAAAACTACATGACCAATTCGTAGTTGATCCAATCCAAGGCGGCGCTGGTACTTCGATGAACATGAATACAAACGAAGTTATTGCCAACCGCGCATTAGAAATTTTAGGGGAAGAAAAAGGCTCTTATTCAATTATCAGCCCAAATAGCCACGTTAACATGGCACAATCAACAAATGATGCTTTCCCATCAGCAATTCATATTGCAACGGTTACAACATTAGATAACTTAATCATTGCTATGGAAACGATGCGTGATAGCTTCATCCAAAAATCAGTAGAATTTGATTCAATCGTAAAAATGGGTCGCACGCATTTACAAGACGCTGTTCCAGTTCGTTTAGGACAAGAGTTCGGTGCATATGCAGCAGTTGTTGCACGTGATATCGTTCGTATTAAAAAAGCACAGCAATCTATGCTACAAATCAATATCGGTGCAACAGCTATCGGTACTGGCTTAAACGCAGACCCTGAATACATGAAAATTGCTGTTAAAAATATTGCAGAGTACAGTAACTTCCCATTCATTAAAGTAGATAACTTAATTGATGGTACACAAAATACAGATACGTATTCAGAAGTATCTGCGATGTTAAAAATCGCCATGACAAACATGTCAAAAATCTGTAATGATTTACGCTTAATGGCTTCAGGTCCAAAAGCAGGCTTTGCTGAAATTCGCTTACCAGAGCGTCAACCAGGTTCTTCAATTATGCCAGGTAAAGTAAACCCTGTTATGCCAGAAGTAATTAACCAAATCGCGTTCCAAGTCATTGGTAACGACTTAACAATTTCTTTAGCATCTGAAGCAGGTCAATTCGAATTAAACGTAATGGAACCCGTTCTTGTGTTCAACTTATTACAATCAATCGGAATTATGACAAACGGCTTCACTGTATTTACAAAACACTGCCTAGATCATATCGAAGCAAATGAAGATCGTATGCATGACTACGTAGAACGTTCAATCGGTGTTGTAACTGCTCTTGCACCGCACTTAGGCTACGAACGTTCAAGCCAAATTGCGCGTGAAGCACTTCACAGTGGTAAATCAGTACGCCAATTATGCTTAGAATATAACTACTTCACAGTAGAACAATTAGACATTATCTTAAACCCATTTGAATTAACTCAACCAGGTATTGCTGGCGAGAAAAAGTTAATCAAATAA
- a CDS encoding nitroreductase family protein gives MSFDQLVNARHSAVNFIAEEKMTEEDFKKIFDLTKLAPSAYNLQFTDYLVITDEQKKERVMELSYNQYKIHTASAVVIVMGNKNSIEMPEVEKIYEPLKMLKMLNDVDFEMTMNTIKNYSEGLKENPNELSMELARNVGLHAMLFMLSAKHYGFDTCPMHVHNTEQLRKEFSIPNHLEPFMMITIGKSVDKVRSRGYRKPVGEFVQFNGY, from the coding sequence ATGAGCTTTGATCAATTAGTAAATGCACGTCATTCGGCGGTAAATTTTATCGCAGAGGAAAAAATGACAGAAGAGGATTTCAAAAAAATATTTGATTTAACGAAACTTGCACCTAGTGCGTATAATTTGCAGTTTACGGATTACTTAGTCATTACGGATGAACAGAAAAAAGAGCGTGTTATGGAACTTAGTTACAATCAATATAAAATACATACAGCTAGTGCAGTGGTTATCGTAATGGGAAATAAAAATAGTATTGAAATGCCAGAAGTAGAAAAAATTTATGAGCCATTAAAAATGCTAAAGATGTTGAACGATGTTGATTTTGAAATGACTATGAATACAATTAAAAATTATAGTGAGGGGTTAAAAGAGAACCCCAATGAATTATCAATGGAATTAGCAAGAAATGTTGGCTTACATGCTATGCTGTTTATGCTAAGTGCCAAACATTATGGATTTGATACATGTCCAATGCATGTCCACAATACAGAACAGCTAAGAAAAGAGTTCTCTATTCCAAATCATTTGGAACCATTTATGATGATTACAATTGGGAAAAGTGTGGATAAAGTGCGTTCTCGAGGATATCGTAAGCCAGTTGGAGAATTTGTTCAGTTTAACGGCTATTAA
- a CDS encoding YceI family protein, which yields MTSWTVDKSHSTVGFEVKHMMVSKVKGQFMDYTANVEAADLADLTSASVAFTFDVASINTNSEDRDNHLKSADFFDVEQYPTISFQSTNITKAGDDYEVTGDLTIKDVTKPVTFEVEYGGNGKNPWGVQVYGFEAQTKINREEFGLTWNAALETGGVLVGKDIKIKVELEINPGA from the coding sequence ATGACAAGTTGGACAGTGGACAAATCGCATTCTACAGTTGGTTTTGAAGTGAAGCATATGATGGTATCGAAAGTGAAAGGGCAATTTATGGATTATACAGCGAATGTTGAAGCCGCGGATTTAGCAGATTTAACTTCCGCATCAGTTGCTTTTACATTTGACGTAGCTTCGATTAACACGAATAGTGAAGATCGCGATAATCATTTAAAATCAGCAGATTTCTTTGATGTTGAACAATACCCAACGATCTCATTCCAGTCAACAAACATTACTAAAGCCGGTGATGACTATGAGGTGACAGGTGATTTAACAATTAAAGATGTAACGAAACCCGTTACTTTTGAAGTAGAATATGGCGGAAATGGGAAAAATCCATGGGGTGTCCAAGTTTACGGATTTGAAGCACAGACTAAAATTAACCGTGAAGAATTTGGTTTAACTTGGAATGCAGCATTAGAAACAGGTGGCGTATTAGTAGGAAAAGATATTAAAATCAAAGTGGAATTAGAAATAAATCCAGGAGCTTAA
- a CDS encoding DNA primase, which translates to MIRSVGAGSSGLSNQTRRKSQPEQTMPFPPIDKGGIASSEDEIRSVKTEQAPMMVGVKAKASLKSIFDEDNGVVKLNADGDRLEVSKRAITLAKEKLFG; encoded by the coding sequence ATGATACGTTCTGTCGGTGCTGGTAGTTCTGGATTAAGTAATCAAACACGTCGTAAATCGCAGCCTGAACAAACGATGCCTTTTCCGCCAATTGATAAAGGTGGCATTGCAAGCAGTGAAGATGAAATTCGTAGCGTAAAAACCGAACAAGCGCCAATGATGGTTGGCGTGAAAGCAAAGGCGTCCTTAAAATCAATCTTTGATGAAGATAATGGCGTTGTAAAATTGAATGCGGACGGGGATCGTTTAGAAGTAAGCAAACGCGCGATCACACTCGCAAAAGAAAAACTATTTGGATAA
- a CDS encoding ATPase yields the protein MKSWQIILTGLLPYFVSFFSFFAIAHVKYGISWNGDAFFFSWSVLFFAIIPYCFFILPWYYVQYIMLHHYNKRAFYYGTLAICMLQPIIFSIFLKVRIGSPEFFERVSPILIIGIFTSMICIRIFYQPDSEKVETK from the coding sequence TTGAAATCATGGCAAATTATACTGACAGGTTTATTACCATATTTCGTAAGTTTTTTTAGCTTTTTTGCCATTGCACATGTTAAATACGGGATCAGTTGGAATGGCGATGCGTTTTTCTTTAGCTGGTCAGTATTGTTTTTTGCTATCATCCCATATTGTTTTTTCATTTTACCTTGGTATTACGTTCAGTATATCATGCTTCATCATTATAATAAGCGTGCATTTTACTATGGAACGTTGGCGATTTGTATGTTGCAACCCATCATCTTTTCGATTTTCTTAAAAGTACGTATTGGAAGTCCTGAATTTTTTGAACGTGTTTCACCGATACTTATTATAGGCATCTTTACATCAATGATTTGTATTCGAATCTTTTACCAACCGGATAGTGAAAAGGTTGAAACGAAATGA